The following are from one region of the Magallana gigas chromosome 4, xbMagGiga1.1, whole genome shotgun sequence genome:
- the LOC105320341 gene encoding rho guanine nucleotide exchange factor 3 isoform X1, which translates to MPSAEDENVFRLPEVKDEKKSRRHSIIGIGFDIPKLGKRKRKQADEDSISIQSYDPNKSKKKLRKSMLRVSSIANLLSPSKSIKQEKEFQRSISFKVPPSPVTKHNVTPYKAPQPSPAKRRLSRTWSEMMSTVGHIPIQLTHRDIKRQEAIYELYQGENDLVEDLTIVKKTYRDSMEKLQLMTEWELEQIFGPVDKLIPIHEELASGLQNQRLPDGTTRDIGSLLVDWVQKLKDYIPFCANQVFGKALLDEKKNDPAVDDFLQRCQDSPFSRKLDLWTLLDGARGKFIKYPLLLKAIHKYTCDTDEDKEYLLEAIKIVEKIISEADHKTGEAKCKYYAGRISFLYEEEKCEALENSTMLVCNGSLKNNKGSKLHIFLFNKVLVATRLVTQNGHQGYQVYRQPIPVEELVVEDLKDGEVKVGSFRSAFGSGQTAKNVLRVGFVDGGKGQSHTLIATDQHDKRQWLQCLNSILKTVKKPATTSNEDPLGLRPDPVGQSSESDTELQPFPEADLQSLSEEESEDLSSEGSPGENSRKSKRKSSGKENFKVTRKDSLTSLSSIASSLRSSTSSMRNSQSSLRSSVSSLKSSTSSLKSKKSSSSLRKVLRKSKTDLKSGSKK; encoded by the exons ATGCCTTCAGCAGAAGACGAGAACGTATTTAG GCTTCCAGAGGTAAAAGATGAGAAAAAATCAAGAAGACATTCAATAATAGGAATAGGATTTGATATTCCTAAACTG GGGAAACGGAAAAGAAAACAAGCAGATGAAGACAGCATCAGTATACAAAGCTATGACCCAAATAAATCCAAG AAAAAGCTTAGAAAATCTATGCTTAGAGTTTCTTCCATTGCCAACCTTCTGTCACCGTCAAAGTCTATCAAACAAGAAAAAGAATTTCAG AGATCCATAAGTTTCAAAGTCCCCCCATCCCCTGTCACCAAACATAATGTAACCCCCTACAAGGCCCCCCAGCCCTCCCCGGCCAAGCGGCGACTTAGTCGAACATGGAGCGAGATGATGAGCACGGTGGGACATATACCCATACAGCTGACCCACAGGGACATCAAGAGACAGGAG GCAATATACGAATTGTATCAAGGTGAAAATGACTTGGTTGAGGATTTAACCATTGTGAAAAAG ACATACAGAGATTCCATGGAGAAGCTACAGCTGATGACGGAGTGGGAACTGGAACAGATTTTTGGTCCAGTTGATAAGCTGATTCCAATTCATgaag AGCTTGCTAGTGGTCTACAGAACCAGAGATTACCCGACGGGACCACCAGAGACATTGGATCTCTATTGGTGGATTGG GTGCAGAAGCTGAAGGACTACATTCCATTTTGTGCCAACCAGGTGTTTGGGAAGGCCTTGTTGGATGAAAAGAAGAACGACCCTGCCGTTGACGATTTTCTACAGCGGTGTCAGGATTCTCCATTCAGTCGCAAACTGGATCTCTGGACGTTGTTag ATGGAGCCAGGGGAAAATTCATCAAATACCCTTTGCTGTTGAAAGCTATTCACAAATAT ACCTGTGACACAGATGAAGATAAGGAGTACCTTTTAGAAGCA ATTAAGATTGTGGAGAAGATTATATCAGAGGCAGATCACAAGACAGGAGAAgccaaatgtaaatattacgcCGGCAGGATTTCCTTTCTGTATGAAGAAGAG AAATGTGAAGCTCTGGAAAATTCAACCATGCTTGTCTGTAATGGGAGCTTGAAGAACAACAAAGGCAGT AAACTTCATATATTCCTATTCAACAAAGTGCTTGTTGCTACCCGATTGGTCACTCAGAATGGTCACCAAGGTTACCAAGTGTACAGACAACCAATCCCGGTGGAGGAGTTGGTTGTTGAAGATCTTAAAGATGGAGAGGTCAAGGTGGGGTCATTCAGAAGTGCTTTTGGATCTGGCCAGACAG ccaAGAATGTTTTGCGCGTGGGGTTTGTGGATGGGGGGAAAGGTCAGTCTCACACTCTGATAGCGACTGATCAACATGACAAGAGACAGTGGCTGCAGTGTCTCAACAGCATTCTAAAAACTGTAAAGAAACCAGCTACCACATCCAATGAGGACCCCTTGGGCCTGCGCCCTGACCCTGTGGGGCAGTCCTCGGAATCCGACACTGAGTTGCAGCCATTCCCCGAGGCTGATCTGCAATCATTGTCCGAGGAGGAGAGTGAGGATCTAAGTTCCGAGGGGTCCCCAGGAGAAAACTCACGTAAGAGCAAGAGGAAGTCTTCAGGGAAAGAAAATTTCAAGGTCACTAGAAAGGATTCTTTGACCTCCTTGTCAAGTATTGCTTCCTCTTTGAGGAGTTCCACCTCCTCAATGAGGAATTCCCAGTCCTCTCTCAGAAGCTCTGTGTCCTCactgaagagttccacttccTCTCTAAAGTCCAAGAAGAGCTCCTCCTCTCTTAGGAAAGTGTTGAGGAAATCTAAGACGGATCTCAAATCGGGGAGCAAGAAGTGA
- the LOC105320341 gene encoding rho guanine nucleotide exchange factor 3 isoform X2 has protein sequence MEVLSDASSSCCVLELETLFTQTLYTPQPKKKLRKSMLRVSSIANLLSPSKSIKQEKEFQRSISFKVPPSPVTKHNVTPYKAPQPSPAKRRLSRTWSEMMSTVGHIPIQLTHRDIKRQEAIYELYQGENDLVEDLTIVKKTYRDSMEKLQLMTEWELEQIFGPVDKLIPIHEELASGLQNQRLPDGTTRDIGSLLVDWVQKLKDYIPFCANQVFGKALLDEKKNDPAVDDFLQRCQDSPFSRKLDLWTLLDGARGKFIKYPLLLKAIHKYTCDTDEDKEYLLEAIKIVEKIISEADHKTGEAKCKYYAGRISFLYEEEKCEALENSTMLVCNGSLKNNKGSKLHIFLFNKVLVATRLVTQNGHQGYQVYRQPIPVEELVVEDLKDGEVKVGSFRSAFGSGQTAKNVLRVGFVDGGKGQSHTLIATDQHDKRQWLQCLNSILKTVKKPATTSNEDPLGLRPDPVGQSSESDTELQPFPEADLQSLSEEESEDLSSEGSPGENSRKSKRKSSGKENFKVTRKDSLTSLSSIASSLRSSTSSMRNSQSSLRSSVSSLKSSTSSLKSKKSSSSLRKVLRKSKTDLKSGSKK, from the exons ATGGAAGTGCTGAGTGATGCTTCTTCAAGTTGCTGTGTCTTAGAACTAGAGACTTTATTCACACAAACCTTGTACACACCACAACCTAAG AAAAAGCTTAGAAAATCTATGCTTAGAGTTTCTTCCATTGCCAACCTTCTGTCACCGTCAAAGTCTATCAAACAAGAAAAAGAATTTCAG AGATCCATAAGTTTCAAAGTCCCCCCATCCCCTGTCACCAAACATAATGTAACCCCCTACAAGGCCCCCCAGCCCTCCCCGGCCAAGCGGCGACTTAGTCGAACATGGAGCGAGATGATGAGCACGGTGGGACATATACCCATACAGCTGACCCACAGGGACATCAAGAGACAGGAG GCAATATACGAATTGTATCAAGGTGAAAATGACTTGGTTGAGGATTTAACCATTGTGAAAAAG ACATACAGAGATTCCATGGAGAAGCTACAGCTGATGACGGAGTGGGAACTGGAACAGATTTTTGGTCCAGTTGATAAGCTGATTCCAATTCATgaag AGCTTGCTAGTGGTCTACAGAACCAGAGATTACCCGACGGGACCACCAGAGACATTGGATCTCTATTGGTGGATTGG GTGCAGAAGCTGAAGGACTACATTCCATTTTGTGCCAACCAGGTGTTTGGGAAGGCCTTGTTGGATGAAAAGAAGAACGACCCTGCCGTTGACGATTTTCTACAGCGGTGTCAGGATTCTCCATTCAGTCGCAAACTGGATCTCTGGACGTTGTTag ATGGAGCCAGGGGAAAATTCATCAAATACCCTTTGCTGTTGAAAGCTATTCACAAATAT ACCTGTGACACAGATGAAGATAAGGAGTACCTTTTAGAAGCA ATTAAGATTGTGGAGAAGATTATATCAGAGGCAGATCACAAGACAGGAGAAgccaaatgtaaatattacgcCGGCAGGATTTCCTTTCTGTATGAAGAAGAG AAATGTGAAGCTCTGGAAAATTCAACCATGCTTGTCTGTAATGGGAGCTTGAAGAACAACAAAGGCAGT AAACTTCATATATTCCTATTCAACAAAGTGCTTGTTGCTACCCGATTGGTCACTCAGAATGGTCACCAAGGTTACCAAGTGTACAGACAACCAATCCCGGTGGAGGAGTTGGTTGTTGAAGATCTTAAAGATGGAGAGGTCAAGGTGGGGTCATTCAGAAGTGCTTTTGGATCTGGCCAGACAG ccaAGAATGTTTTGCGCGTGGGGTTTGTGGATGGGGGGAAAGGTCAGTCTCACACTCTGATAGCGACTGATCAACATGACAAGAGACAGTGGCTGCAGTGTCTCAACAGCATTCTAAAAACTGTAAAGAAACCAGCTACCACATCCAATGAGGACCCCTTGGGCCTGCGCCCTGACCCTGTGGGGCAGTCCTCGGAATCCGACACTGAGTTGCAGCCATTCCCCGAGGCTGATCTGCAATCATTGTCCGAGGAGGAGAGTGAGGATCTAAGTTCCGAGGGGTCCCCAGGAGAAAACTCACGTAAGAGCAAGAGGAAGTCTTCAGGGAAAGAAAATTTCAAGGTCACTAGAAAGGATTCTTTGACCTCCTTGTCAAGTATTGCTTCCTCTTTGAGGAGTTCCACCTCCTCAATGAGGAATTCCCAGTCCTCTCTCAGAAGCTCTGTGTCCTCactgaagagttccacttccTCTCTAAAGTCCAAGAAGAGCTCCTCCTCTCTTAGGAAAGTGTTGAGGAAATCTAAGACGGATCTCAAATCGGGGAGCAAGAAGTGA